The following proteins are co-located in the Dyadobacter chenwenxiniae genome:
- a CDS encoding glyoxalase has translation MKQSSLSIRPFVGCRNFEISRNFYRDLGFEEMVISSDMSLFRTENVGFYLQDAFVQDWIDNTMIFLEVENAQNTWEELMSLNLPAKYKDVRLTPIRVEHWGRECFVHDPSGILWHFGEFFNKQ, from the coding sequence ATGAAACAATCATCATTATCTATCCGGCCATTTGTAGGTTGCCGGAATTTTGAAATATCCCGAAATTTCTATCGCGATTTGGGTTTTGAAGAAATGGTAATCTCATCCGACATGTCCCTTTTCAGAACAGAAAATGTTGGTTTCTACCTGCAAGATGCGTTTGTCCAGGATTGGATCGACAACACAATGATCTTCCTGGAAGTAGAAAATGCACAAAACACGTGGGAAGAACTCATGTCACTCAATCTTCCGGCCAAATACAAAGATGTGCGGCTTACGCCAATTCGTGTTGAGCATTGGGGCCGTGAATGCTTTGTGCACGATCCTTCCGGCATTTTATGGCATTTCGGAGAGTTTTTCAATAAGCAATAA
- a CDS encoding DUF1905 domain-containing protein, with amino-acid sequence MKKLLENEKLILQHEPGKGAWTYHLIIPGTKDIRGSWGEMKVSGTIDGYEFKDLNLAPVTDADKMISVNGTIRKAINKGGGDEVIVTLYMNSDNKLSSKDQLLDCFDNAGLLKEFKALPNEEQEEIINTILSQPNESRQEQKIMAAITKLS; translated from the coding sequence ATGAAAAAACTACTAGAAAATGAAAAGTTAATTCTCCAGCACGAGCCTGGCAAGGGTGCTTGGACTTATCATCTAATTATACCTGGAACAAAAGACATTCGGGGAAGCTGGGGTGAAATGAAAGTTTCTGGTACGATTGATGGTTATGAATTCAAAGATTTAAATCTTGCGCCTGTCACAGATGCTGACAAAATGATCTCCGTTAATGGCACCATCAGGAAAGCCATAAACAAAGGTGGCGGCGATGAAGTGATAGTGACCCTGTATATGAACTCAGATAATAAGCTCAGCTCAAAAGATCAGTTGCTAGATTGTTTTGATAATGCCGGCCTTCTAAAAGAATTCAAAGCCCTGCCAAACGAGGAGCAGGAGGAGATAATCAATACCATTCTTTCACAACCGAATGAAAGCAGGCAGGAACAAAAGATTATGGCCGCTATCACCAAGTTATCATAG
- a CDS encoding relaxase/mobilization nuclease domain-containing protein codes for MVAVIHTSSSLRAVLSYNERKVEEEQAICLAAENYPKEATELTFNQKLNLLQKQASLNLRTKINSVHVSLNFDPSERHDPDTLRAIAGSYMDKIGFGQQPYLVYQHMDAGHPHIHLLTTNIRPDGSRISLHNLGKNQSEKARKEIEIDFNLVKADGRKQQNPQIKPAMVSANYGKVETKRAIANVLTGVVDQYKFTSIPELNAVLKQYNVMADRGSEESRTYQKGGLHYRLLNREGERVGVPIKASDFHQKPTLKFLQSKFEMNEQLRQPDKTRIKNAIDFALYGDDNVTLDRLSKTLERDGIDTVLRKNDTGLIYGITYVDHRTGSVFNGSSLGKNYSAKAIQERCGPTQEMPRNSMSNDYTIGKSNADFENRDSDRSSHFTIPEFRQHNESKISDSSDALFDPVKQDGYMPGQLRSSRRKKKKGMSQSL; via the coding sequence ATGGTTGCAGTGATCCATACAAGTAGTAGCCTAAGGGCTGTGCTGAGCTACAATGAAAGGAAGGTAGAAGAGGAGCAGGCCATCTGTTTGGCAGCGGAAAATTACCCGAAGGAGGCTACCGAATTGACATTCAATCAGAAACTAAATTTACTTCAAAAGCAAGCATCACTGAACCTTCGAACGAAGATTAATAGTGTCCATGTTTCTTTGAATTTTGACCCTTCCGAACGCCATGACCCAGATACATTAAGAGCCATTGCCGGGAGTTATATGGATAAGATTGGGTTTGGACAGCAGCCTTATTTGGTATATCAACACATGGATGCAGGCCACCCCCATATTCATCTTCTGACCACCAACATTCGGCCCGATGGAAGCAGAATATCGTTGCATAATCTGGGGAAAAATCAATCCGAAAAGGCCCGAAAGGAAATTGAAATTGACTTTAATCTAGTCAAAGCAGACGGGCGAAAACAGCAAAACCCACAGATCAAACCGGCAATGGTCAGCGCGAATTACGGGAAGGTGGAGACAAAACGCGCGATTGCCAATGTACTCACTGGCGTGGTCGATCAGTACAAATTCACCTCGATTCCAGAGCTAAATGCAGTCCTAAAACAATATAATGTAATGGCCGATCGCGGTAGTGAAGAATCTCGGACGTATCAAAAAGGAGGTCTTCATTATCGCCTTTTAAATAGAGAAGGCGAGCGGGTAGGGGTGCCAATCAAGGCCAGTGACTTCCATCAGAAACCAACGCTGAAATTCCTTCAAAGTAAGTTCGAGATGAATGAACAATTACGGCAGCCGGATAAAACAAGGATTAAAAATGCCATCGATTTTGCACTCTATGGAGACGACAATGTGACATTAGACCGACTTTCGAAAACCCTGGAACGGGATGGGATTGATACTGTATTAAGAAAAAATGACACCGGACTGATCTATGGTATTACTTATGTTGACCACCGTACAGGATCAGTTTTCAATGGCAGTTCACTTGGCAAAAATTATAGCGCGAAGGCAATTCAAGAGCGCTGCGGTCCGACACAGGAGATGCCCCGAAATTCAATGTCAAATGATTACACAATAGGGAAAAGCAATGCCGATTTCGAAAATCGCGACTCGGATCGGAGCAGCCATTTCACAATACCAGAGTTTCGTCAGCACAACGAAAGCAAAATTTCCGACAGCTCGGATGCATTGTTTGATCCTGTGAAACAAGACGGGTATATGCCAGGTCAGCTCAGGTCGAGCAGGCGTAAAAAGAAAAAAGGAATGTCACAATCACTTTAA
- a CDS encoding DinB/UmuC family translesion DNA polymerase, whose amino-acid sequence MGIVGLRLQQELAGQKTLDLEPPQLKKNIAVTRSFNQNFAAFEDVKERVVTFASVCSERLREQDSCCNVLQLFVHTNTFRPDQPQYNKSITIDLPFPTNSAIELAHFTLEALKKIFKEGYGYKKAGVIVMEITPANAKQQQIFENTDPRHGHLMAVVDRLNKSMGQNKVLLASQDLTTRWKMKQDKLSPRYSTRMQEIITIHAK is encoded by the coding sequence ATGGGCATTGTAGGCCTAAGACTTCAACAAGAACTGGCTGGTCAAAAAACGCTGGATCTTGAACCACCGCAATTGAAGAAGAATATTGCTGTAACCCGCTCGTTTAATCAAAACTTTGCGGCATTCGAAGATGTGAAAGAACGAGTCGTCACTTTTGCTTCGGTTTGCAGCGAGCGGCTTCGTGAGCAGGATAGTTGCTGTAATGTCCTGCAATTATTCGTTCATACAAACACGTTTCGGCCCGATCAACCGCAGTACAATAAGTCAATCACCATTGACTTACCTTTCCCTACCAATTCAGCCATTGAGCTAGCTCATTTTACGTTGGAAGCTCTTAAAAAAATATTCAAAGAAGGATATGGGTACAAAAAAGCAGGAGTAATTGTAATGGAAATAACTCCTGCAAACGCGAAGCAGCAGCAAATTTTCGAAAACACAGATCCTCGTCACGGGCACTTGATGGCCGTCGTCGATAGGCTTAATAAATCTATGGGTCAAAACAAGGTGCTGCTAGCAAGCCAGGACTTGACTACTCGCTGGAAGATGAAGCAGGACAAATTATCTCCGCGATACAGCACCCGAATGCAAGAGATAATTACAATTCACGCTAAATAA
- a CDS encoding Crp/Fnr family transcriptional regulator: MYSEILRATGTYSDDEIRLFEEAVRSRHVARNELIHHKGQVAKSMYYLLTGSIYQYEHVFELDRNIIDLRIQNEWFFDYQSLISQRPSETYIQTFTDSRILELSLETVHYLTGRSIAFLQLNRVLEGALERMKFFDQSMTPAEKYTFILNNRPQLIQTFPLKMIASYLKLTPETLSRVRRSISKVDIS, translated from the coding sequence ATGTATTCAGAAATATTACGAGCAACCGGCACTTACTCGGACGATGAGATAAGGCTCTTTGAAGAAGCGGTTAGGTCGCGGCATGTTGCCCGAAACGAACTCATTCATCACAAAGGCCAGGTCGCTAAATCAATGTATTATTTGCTGACTGGATCCATTTACCAATATGAACATGTATTTGAGCTGGATCGAAACATCATTGATTTGCGCATTCAAAATGAATGGTTTTTCGATTATCAAAGCCTGATTTCTCAACGCCCCTCTGAAACTTACATCCAAACTTTCACCGACAGTCGCATTCTCGAACTAAGTCTCGAAACCGTTCATTATTTAACTGGAAGGTCTATTGCTTTTTTGCAGCTTAACAGGGTTTTGGAAGGCGCACTGGAAAGAATGAAGTTCTTTGATCAATCAATGACTCCAGCCGAAAAATATACATTCATTCTCAATAACCGGCCACAGCTGATACAAACATTTCCTTTGAAAATGATTGCATCGTATCTCAAGCTGACTCCCGAAACGCTGAGCAGGGTCAGGAGATCGATCTCGAAAGTAGACATTTCTTGA
- a CDS encoding peptide-methionine (S)-S-oxide reductase produces the protein MFRTNKIGFGGSCHWCTEAIFQSLKGVIKVSQGWIEPGDHSGGFSEAVIVEFEPDMISIEKLIEIHLHTHSCTSQHSMRSKYRSAVYTFNDDQVIAAVRAIEMLQDEFENPIITKVIPFKAFKLNNQQYLDYYYNNPEKPLCKTFIDPKLKILLSQFSNHVEEKKLIL, from the coding sequence ATGTTTCGTACAAATAAAATTGGTTTTGGAGGAAGTTGTCACTGGTGCACAGAAGCTATATTTCAATCATTAAAGGGTGTAATCAAAGTAAGTCAGGGCTGGATCGAGCCTGGCGATCATTCAGGTGGATTCTCAGAAGCAGTTATTGTTGAATTTGAACCTGATATGATTTCTATTGAAAAGCTAATTGAAATCCACCTTCATACGCACAGCTGCACTTCTCAACATTCGATGCGATCTAAATATAGATCTGCGGTTTATACATTCAATGACGATCAGGTAATCGCAGCGGTACGGGCTATTGAAATGTTGCAGGATGAGTTTGAGAATCCAATCATTACAAAAGTGATTCCGTTCAAAGCCTTTAAGTTGAATAATCAGCAATATTTAGATTACTACTACAACAACCCAGAGAAGCCGTTATGCAAAACTTTCATTGACCCGAAATTAAAGATTCTCTTAAGCCAATTTTCGAATCATGTGGAGGAAAAAAAGTTGATACTATGA
- a CDS encoding DUF4385 domain-containing protein, which yields MIQKPSYLDFDKEAYGWKPNIDYKKHPELYRVGKGEQGVLICEPYKSEIGQFWRFKTKDIAEESSIKIFDVFLAYLLKNDFVGADMARKYLQMGFTRARRYANYKGGKKYDKENEYLLLEKGTGQEEKAEAAAIFYSKWKQAENNEQYAQMKKDWKNRLG from the coding sequence ATGATACAAAAACCGTCTTACCTTGATTTTGATAAAGAAGCCTACGGCTGGAAGCCTAATATCGATTATAAAAAACATCCAGAGCTTTACCGGGTGGGAAAAGGCGAACAGGGCGTGTTGATTTGTGAACCTTACAAATCTGAGATTGGGCAGTTCTGGCGGTTCAAAACGAAAGACATTGCAGAAGAAAGCAGTATCAAAATATTTGATGTCTTTTTAGCCTACCTTTTGAAGAATGATTTTGTCGGTGCCGACATGGCGCGAAAATATCTGCAAATGGGTTTTACCCGGGCGCGTCGGTATGCCAATTACAAAGGCGGAAAGAAGTACGATAAGGAGAACGAGTATTTACTTCTAGAAAAAGGTACGGGCCAAGAAGAAAAGGCAGAGGCCGCTGCGATATTTTATTCCAAGTGGAAGCAGGCGGAAAATAATGAGCAATATGCGCAAATGAAGAAGGATTGGAAAAACAGGCTTGGCTGA
- a CDS encoding helix-turn-helix transcriptional regulator, which produces MHVVTLVFIILELIMFVYQVFFYLSHPQDRRRLYYVGLLLFLIMKNTASGFFPDPNLDSPPMVVQYAIAYGMGFLMGAYFPYYFYKAFDLTRLRWHALYGVPLFILLPFAVIFPGKLIFDGDIDKAINYGMVIPAGYALVLLYTIQQSIQAKYKKDIQDRRFFEVTAVYMAVIPWASLPFFAFFRIHQVPEALLTNIGFIVITVLFIRRSIQDSREEYDRLSELTGGDGRTSLSKLDLIDQMVKQVQSSGISPSQRFEINLNTVGLTAREKEIVRLIKVGKTYKVIAEQLFISERTVSKHVQNVFEKLGVSNRVELLNRLDIWESG; this is translated from the coding sequence ATGCATGTTGTAACACTTGTGTTCATCATACTCGAACTCATCATGTTCGTGTATCAGGTGTTTTTTTATCTTTCTCATCCACAGGACAGGCGTAGGCTCTACTATGTAGGATTGTTGCTGTTTTTGATCATGAAAAATACTGCCAGCGGCTTTTTTCCTGATCCAAATCTTGATAGCCCTCCAATGGTTGTTCAGTATGCAATAGCTTACGGGATGGGATTTTTGATGGGTGCTTATTTCCCCTATTACTTTTACAAGGCGTTTGATTTAACGCGCTTACGATGGCACGCCCTATACGGTGTTCCACTATTTATCCTTTTGCCTTTTGCTGTCATTTTCCCTGGGAAGTTAATTTTTGACGGGGATATAGACAAAGCAATCAACTACGGAATGGTCATCCCTGCCGGGTATGCGCTTGTCCTTTTGTATACGATTCAACAGTCAATTCAGGCGAAATACAAAAAAGACATTCAGGATCGCAGGTTCTTTGAGGTGACAGCAGTGTATATGGCAGTCATACCTTGGGCATCACTTCCATTCTTTGCTTTCTTTCGAATCCACCAGGTGCCAGAGGCTCTACTCACAAACATAGGCTTTATAGTGATCACCGTCTTGTTCATCAGACGGTCCATTCAGGACAGTCGGGAAGAATACGATCGTCTGAGTGAACTGACCGGTGGGGATGGGCGAACTTCCCTATCGAAATTAGATTTAATAGATCAAATGGTCAAGCAAGTTCAGTCAAGCGGGATTTCTCCTTCTCAGCGTTTTGAGATCAATTTGAATACGGTTGGGCTAACGGCCAGGGAGAAAGAAATCGTAAGATTGATAAAAGTTGGAAAGACTTACAAGGTAATTGCCGAGCAGCTTTTTATTTCCGAGCGAACTGTGAGCAAGCATGTTCAAAATGTTTTTGAGAAGCTTGGCGTGTCAAACCGGGTTGAGCTGCTCAATCGGTTGGATATCTGGGAAAGTGGTTAA
- a CDS encoding Crp/Fnr family transcriptional regulator yields the protein MKALINYLLQFGNLNPTQIDLVKSKVVFKEIKKDEYFQEAGRIPREIIFLIDGIMRICYYNNKGEEITKYFMQENRFLADINSYNQEIPSTEYIQAVTDCSYFVLSKNAMRELSMTIIEWDNIISKITAKGLADKVNKISPMMSEDGKERYLSFLEKFPNLANRIPLSYLASYLGITQSSLSRIRRNIR from the coding sequence ATGAAAGCACTCATTAATTACTTGTTACAATTCGGTAATTTGAACCCGACCCAAATTGATTTAGTCAAAAGCAAGGTTGTGTTTAAGGAAATCAAAAAAGACGAATATTTCCAGGAGGCTGGGAGAATACCCCGCGAGATTATTTTTTTGATCGATGGGATCATGAGAATTTGTTATTACAATAACAAAGGCGAAGAAATTACGAAGTATTTCATGCAAGAAAATCGTTTTCTGGCAGACATTAACAGCTACAATCAAGAGATTCCATCGACTGAATATATCCAAGCTGTTACAGATTGCTCGTACTTTGTTTTGTCCAAAAATGCAATGAGAGAGTTGTCGATGACGATCATAGAATGGGATAATATCATCTCCAAGATAACTGCCAAAGGTTTGGCGGACAAAGTGAACAAAATCAGCCCAATGATGTCGGAAGATGGAAAAGAGCGGTATCTTTCATTCCTGGAAAAATTCCCTAATCTTGCAAATCGCATTCCGTTGTCTTATCTGGCCTCGTATCTGGGAATCACGCAATCGTCACTAAGCAGGATCAGGCGAAACATTCGTTGA
- the mobC gene encoding conjugal transfer protein MobC: MASNTGENEVGLRKITDMTRLISLLVLVLHFYYFCYGAFQDWHLTFEISDRILEKISNAGLFTTFNKTKLIALSFLVISLVGVKGKKGENFNVRQGLTYILIGLLLYFPSSLVFKVEVSDDLKTMFYMLVSSTGFLLIMSGGSKFSRLIVARLSSDIFNKENETFPQFEQLIENEYSINLPAEYRYKNRKRPSWINIINPFRGLLVSGSPGSGKTYFVFRHIISQHIEKGFSMFVYDFKYNDLTLLAYNAWLENKGNSKTPLEFYTINFDDLSRTHRCNPLDSAGMTDITDAVESARTILMGLNREWIKRQGDFFVESSINFMTAIIWFLRRYQDGEFCTLPHVIELMQTDYDRLFTILRAEKEIDVFINPFVTAYLNDAMQQLEGQVGSTKIALARLASPQLYYVLSGNDFTLDINDPVAPKIVCMGNNPQKIQVFGAVLSLYVTRLVKLVNQSGKLKSSLIFDEFPTIYLNNMDTLIATARSNKVATTIGIQDFSQLKKDYGKEYAEVIMNIAGNIISGQVSGETAKQLSDRFGKIMQARTSLSINRMDTSVSKSLQLDAAIPISTISSLSSGEFVGFVADNPDQQIDLKGFHSKFVTIQVASKRIKRQTELPVIRNITPNIIQQNYLQIKRDVECIVDSEMERIMGSPLLKYLLIKKKTG, translated from the coding sequence ATGGCATCAAATACTGGTGAAAACGAGGTTGGTCTTCGTAAGATTACCGACATGACACGGCTTATAAGCCTGTTGGTCCTGGTACTACACTTCTACTATTTTTGCTATGGAGCGTTCCAGGATTGGCATTTAACATTCGAAATATCTGATCGCATTTTGGAAAAAATTTCAAATGCTGGTTTGTTCACTACATTCAATAAAACTAAGCTGATAGCCCTTTCATTTTTAGTTATTTCGCTAGTAGGCGTGAAAGGGAAGAAGGGTGAAAACTTTAACGTTCGTCAAGGCTTGACCTACATTTTGATCGGGCTTCTGCTATACTTTCCAAGTTCGTTAGTCTTTAAGGTTGAAGTATCGGACGACCTGAAAACAATGTTTTACATGTTAGTTTCATCCACTGGTTTCCTGCTCATCATGTCAGGTGGAAGCAAGTTTTCTCGGCTTATTGTGGCACGGCTCAGTAGCGATATTTTTAATAAGGAAAATGAGACTTTTCCTCAATTTGAGCAGCTAATAGAGAATGAGTATTCAATCAACTTGCCTGCGGAGTATCGCTATAAAAATAGAAAAAGACCAAGTTGGATCAACATTATCAATCCTTTTCGAGGGTTGCTTGTAAGCGGATCGCCGGGATCAGGAAAGACATATTTCGTCTTCCGGCACATTATATCGCAACACATTGAAAAGGGGTTTTCAATGTTTGTTTATGACTTTAAGTACAACGATTTGACCCTGTTAGCTTATAATGCTTGGTTGGAAAACAAAGGCAATTCAAAGACTCCATTGGAATTCTACACAATCAATTTTGACGATCTGTCCCGTACCCACCGCTGCAATCCTTTGGACAGTGCAGGGATGACAGATATTACTGACGCAGTCGAATCCGCACGCACAATTTTGATGGGATTGAACAGGGAATGGATCAAGCGACAAGGGGATTTCTTTGTAGAATCTTCAATCAATTTTATGACTGCTATTATCTGGTTTTTACGCCGATATCAGGATGGCGAGTTCTGTACTTTGCCACATGTTATAGAGCTTATGCAGACAGACTATGACCGTCTTTTTACTATTCTCCGAGCCGAAAAGGAAATTGACGTATTCATTAATCCTTTTGTCACAGCATACTTGAATGATGCAATGCAACAGCTTGAGGGGCAAGTTGGATCGACAAAAATAGCGTTGGCTCGCTTAGCTTCGCCTCAATTATATTATGTTCTATCAGGCAATGATTTCACTTTGGATATCAATGATCCAGTAGCACCGAAAATTGTTTGCATGGGTAACAATCCGCAAAAAATTCAAGTGTTTGGTGCTGTCTTATCACTCTACGTCACGCGTTTAGTTAAACTAGTGAACCAATCCGGTAAGCTGAAAAGCAGTCTGATTTTTGATGAATTTCCCACAATTTATCTAAATAACATGGACACCTTGATTGCGACAGCCAGATCAAATAAAGTCGCAACTACCATTGGAATCCAGGATTTTAGTCAGCTTAAAAAAGACTATGGGAAAGAATATGCAGAGGTGATTATGAATATTGCTGGCAATATTATAAGCGGACAGGTTAGCGGGGAAACAGCCAAACAATTGTCTGATCGGTTCGGTAAAATCATGCAGGCACGGACAAGTTTATCGATCAACCGTATGGATACTTCTGTCAGCAAATCCCTACAATTAGATGCAGCTATTCCAATTTCTACAATTTCTTCTCTCAGCTCGGGAGAGTTTGTCGGATTTGTAGCTGACAATCCGGATCAGCAAATTGACTTAAAAGGCTTTCATTCGAAGTTCGTGACCATTCAAGTAGCAAGCAAAAGGATTAAACGTCAGACAGAATTGCCTGTTATTAGAAACATAACTCCCAACATTATTCAACAAAATTATTTGCAGATTAAACGTGATGTTGAATGTATTGTTGACTCTGAAATGGAGAGAATAATGGGATCTCCGTTACTCAAATATTTGCTGATTAAGAAAAAAACAGGCTGA
- a CDS encoding toprim domain-containing protein, which translates to MREGMRGNYQPLTLADIKNLDIVDYLATVGHEPVKVRGADHWYLSPLRSEKTASFKVNRRLNRWYDHGIGKGGNLVDFAIDFFQCSVKEVLQNFSGDLSLRQPILSQPIRGYEVAAKGVQIQSVQPVSAKMLFQYLSERKISEKVAKKYCYQVHYKLGDSQYFALGFRNDLEGYELRNSFSKVSSSPKAITSVNNGAETVSVFEGFFDFLSYKTLLLQTGEELEDHVVLNSISLFERARPFMERHSRINLYLDTDAPGRQCSFKATRVNEKYKDASGLYEGFKDLNEWLVRSF; encoded by the coding sequence ATGAGAGAAGGGATGAGGGGAAATTATCAGCCGCTAACACTGGCTGATATTAAAAATTTAGATATCGTAGACTACCTGGCTACTGTTGGCCATGAGCCGGTCAAAGTGCGAGGTGCAGACCATTGGTACTTATCGCCTCTACGAAGTGAAAAAACAGCTTCATTCAAAGTCAACCGAAGATTGAATCGCTGGTACGACCACGGGATCGGCAAGGGGGGTAACCTCGTGGATTTTGCAATTGATTTTTTTCAATGTTCGGTAAAAGAGGTCTTGCAGAATTTTTCCGGTGATTTATCTCTTCGTCAGCCTATCCTTTCCCAACCCATTAGAGGTTACGAAGTCGCAGCCAAAGGTGTTCAAATTCAGTCTGTCCAACCTGTTTCTGCAAAGATGCTTTTTCAGTATTTGTCGGAAAGAAAGATTTCGGAGAAAGTGGCGAAAAAGTATTGTTACCAGGTTCACTACAAATTAGGTGACAGTCAGTATTTCGCGCTGGGATTTCGCAACGATTTGGAAGGCTATGAACTACGCAATTCCTTTTCGAAAGTATCCAGCAGTCCGAAGGCAATAACTTCAGTTAATAATGGTGCTGAAACCGTGTCTGTGTTTGAGGGATTCTTTGATTTTCTCTCTTACAAAACGCTCCTGTTACAGACAGGTGAGGAGTTGGAAGACCATGTTGTCTTGAATTCGATTTCGCTTTTTGAAAGGGCCCGTCCTTTCATGGAAAGGCATAGCAGGATCAATCTTTATCTGGACACGGATGCGCCTGGTCGTCAATGCAGCTTCAAGGCGACCCGTGTCAACGAAAAATACAAGGATGCTAGCGGCCTTTATGAAGGCTTCAAAGATTTGAATGAATGGCTTGTGAGGAGTTTTTGA
- a CDS encoding VOC family protein, which translates to MKFSKLVPNVFYTDINDALKFWLDCLEFTITHDELKTHRPFCVIEKDGLRINLFQDRKYAEEHHPEFRLVTDDIQSVYNKIAASHPEFLHPNLNKVTLRPWGAQEFAVTDTQLGVVIQQW; encoded by the coding sequence ATGAAATTCAGCAAACTTGTTCCCAACGTATTTTACACAGATATCAACGATGCCCTTAAATTCTGGCTGGACTGTCTGGAATTCACAATCACGCATGACGAATTGAAAACACATAGGCCATTTTGCGTGATTGAAAAAGATGGCTTACGCATCAACTTATTTCAAGACAGGAAGTATGCGGAGGAACATCACCCTGAATTTCGGCTCGTAACAGATGATATCCAATCAGTATACAATAAAATCGCTGCAAGCCACCCTGAATTCCTGCATCCAAATCTTAACAAAGTCACTTTACGTCCCTGGGGAGCACAGGAATTTGCTGTCACGGACACACAGCTAGGAGTAGTGATTCAACAGTGGTAA
- a CDS encoding plasmid mobilization protein, which produces MEGKETNKTERVTLRLTPGELAQINKKCKSSTCRKLSEYMRLVLLSKPVSVVTRDRSADDLMLEVTKLRVELSRLGNNSNQATKRLHTLSQISEFRSHLEQQNSHNEEILWVLEQVKSIINKLADQWLQ; this is translated from the coding sequence ATGGAAGGAAAAGAAACAAACAAGACCGAAAGGGTAACGCTCCGTCTGACGCCCGGCGAGTTGGCTCAGATCAATAAAAAGTGCAAATCTTCTACATGCAGAAAACTAAGTGAGTACATGCGACTGGTGCTGTTAAGCAAGCCTGTGTCTGTGGTCACCCGTGACCGATCTGCGGATGATTTAATGCTTGAAGTTACCAAGCTCCGCGTGGAGCTCAGCCGCCTCGGCAACAACTCCAACCAAGCGACAAAAAGGCTACATACACTCAGCCAAATCTCTGAATTTCGGAGCCATTTAGAGCAGCAAAATTCACACAATGAGGAAATTCTTTGGGTGCTCGAACAGGTCAAATCGATCATCAATAAACTGGCTGATCAATGGTTGCAGTGA
- a CDS encoding GNAT family N-acetyltransferase, with the protein MREATLADKELVVDILTESFQDNQSVNYLIPNDRRKSARIRALMDYSYETCKLFGKVYVSEDKKGCALVSFPERKKTTLKSLLLEVKLILSAIGLGNISKAVNREKEISKNYPSSNIYYLWFIGVATESQNNGVGGKLMTELLMEAKRMERPLYLETSTLKNIPWYRKFGLNVYNQLDFGYTLFLIRNDQ; encoded by the coding sequence ATGAGAGAAGCAACATTAGCAGACAAGGAACTTGTCGTAGACATTCTCACCGAGTCATTTCAAGACAATCAAAGTGTAAATTATCTTATTCCGAACGACCGTCGGAAAAGCGCCAGGATTCGGGCGTTGATGGACTACTCTTACGAAACCTGTAAGCTTTTTGGAAAAGTATATGTCTCTGAAGACAAGAAGGGTTGCGCCTTGGTATCCTTTCCCGAGCGTAAAAAAACAACTTTAAAATCGCTATTGTTAGAAGTAAAACTCATCCTAAGTGCAATTGGATTGGGTAATATAAGCAAGGCGGTTAATCGGGAAAAGGAGATATCGAAAAACTATCCTTCTTCAAATATATATTACTTGTGGTTCATTGGCGTCGCAACAGAAAGCCAAAACAATGGTGTTGGTGGAAAGTTGATGACCGAACTACTCATGGAAGCAAAAAGGATGGAAAGGCCACTTTACCTTGAAACTTCCACGCTCAAAAACATACCCTGGTACAGGAAGTTCGGCTTGAATGTGTATAATCAACTTGACTTCGGATATACCCTTTTTCTCATTAGAAATGATCAATAG